From a single Cyclobacterium marinum DSM 745 genomic region:
- a CDS encoding DUF7133 domain-containing protein — protein MHFSGKSFQYLLVAAVLLTSCKQERPYTEISPLERMDPKRMEAPFPEVAIPESADLTSPRWNGIDLSPIAPLNPLSAADEQKTFVLQPGYSMTPILTEPLIKEPAAIQFDGNGRMYVLELRSYMQDIDAVGELLPTSRISRWEDKDNDGVYEDGVVFLDSLVFPRFVVPFGPGTILSMESNEDNVYKYTDTDNDGKADKKELFATGLGRSGNVEHQTSFLTWAMDNWMYSTYNSKRIRWTPDGIIQEPTGNPYGQWGVTQDNYGQVWFQDGAGGVPRNFNFPIVYGNYSVEEQFQKDFRVPFSLVRLADFEPGMRETKPDGSLNNVTGAAGNDVFRGDRLPKELVNQYFYGEPVGRIVRQVYSDKKEGITSIQNQYLDIKSEFIQSTDPYFRPTDMATAPDGTMYIVDMYRGIIQEGNWTQEGSYLRTKILQYQMDDVIENGRIWRVSYEGMERDKTQPRMFEESAAALVKHLEHPNGWWRDKAQQLLILRQDQSVESDLVKMAQNSDNELARIHALWTLEGLGLLKKDLVLGFLSDKSSNIRIQGLRAGETLYKYGNKGLEKSYIELTKDTDPSVVIQALQSAFILKIPDHEDLLKKLEATNPAKGVQLVTKQLLEKIAETKKMAETQYSPEELVLFNQGKTIFDSYCATCHGVKGLGTPTGAAGGQLIAPAFSGSPRVQGHPEYIVKTLLHGLTGAIEGKEYEGVMIDMSSNDDQYIAAVASYIRNDFGNSGSFVNPDYVAQIRANTSQKEDNYQYDALIAEIPKILAPQDNWKVSASSTSLQGVGSTRDPSYVFGFKGWKTDGNQKNGSWFQVELPQPATLTEIFFETGNDQYPRKYKVSISKDGRQWTEVAERTGENGSLTTSWATNMKVKFLKIENLEDADKPWSMRKLSLFAR, from the coding sequence ATGCACTTTTCCGGAAAATCATTCCAATACCTATTGGTTGCTGCGGTACTTCTAACCAGTTGCAAACAAGAAAGACCTTATACCGAAATCTCACCCTTAGAAAGAATGGATCCTAAACGGATGGAAGCCCCTTTTCCCGAGGTGGCGATACCAGAATCTGCGGACCTCACTTCTCCAAGATGGAATGGTATTGATCTAAGTCCTATTGCTCCATTGAATCCTCTTTCTGCGGCTGATGAACAGAAGACTTTTGTTTTACAGCCGGGTTATTCGATGACACCAATCCTTACAGAACCCCTGATCAAAGAACCTGCAGCCATTCAGTTTGATGGCAATGGAAGAATGTATGTACTTGAATTAAGAAGTTATATGCAGGACATCGATGCGGTGGGTGAATTGTTACCAACCAGTCGAATTTCAAGATGGGAAGACAAAGACAATGATGGCGTTTATGAAGATGGCGTTGTCTTTTTAGACAGCTTGGTTTTTCCAAGGTTTGTTGTCCCCTTTGGGCCGGGCACTATATTATCCATGGAGTCAAACGAAGACAACGTATACAAATACACAGATACAGACAATGATGGAAAGGCAGACAAAAAGGAACTCTTTGCCACCGGCCTAGGTAGGTCAGGAAATGTGGAACACCAAACCAGTTTCCTTACTTGGGCCATGGACAATTGGATGTACAGTACTTATAATTCTAAGAGAATCCGTTGGACACCTGATGGTATCATTCAAGAACCCACAGGAAATCCTTATGGCCAATGGGGTGTGACCCAAGATAACTATGGACAAGTTTGGTTTCAGGATGGTGCCGGTGGGGTTCCTAGAAATTTCAATTTTCCGATCGTCTATGGGAATTATTCAGTTGAAGAACAATTCCAAAAAGATTTTAGGGTACCATTTAGCTTGGTCAGATTAGCTGATTTTGAGCCGGGAATGAGAGAAACAAAACCGGATGGCTCATTAAATAATGTTACCGGTGCTGCCGGAAATGATGTCTTTAGAGGTGACAGGTTGCCTAAAGAATTGGTAAACCAGTATTTTTATGGAGAACCTGTGGGAAGGATTGTGCGACAGGTGTATTCTGACAAAAAAGAAGGGATTACTTCTATTCAAAACCAGTACTTAGACATAAAGTCTGAGTTTATACAATCTACTGACCCTTATTTTAGACCTACAGATATGGCTACTGCCCCTGATGGCACCATGTATATTGTAGATATGTACCGCGGCATTATTCAAGAAGGAAACTGGACTCAGGAAGGGAGTTACCTACGGACAAAGATTCTTCAATACCAAATGGATGATGTAATTGAAAACGGTAGAATCTGGAGGGTATCCTATGAGGGAATGGAAAGAGACAAAACCCAACCAAGGATGTTTGAGGAAAGTGCAGCAGCCCTTGTCAAGCACTTGGAACATCCCAATGGATGGTGGAGAGACAAAGCCCAACAACTCCTTATCCTCAGGCAAGATCAGTCAGTCGAGTCAGACTTGGTGAAAATGGCTCAAAATTCAGACAATGAACTGGCTAGAATTCATGCGCTGTGGACTTTGGAAGGTTTAGGCCTTCTTAAAAAAGATTTGGTTTTGGGTTTCCTCTCAGATAAAAGTTCAAATATCCGAATCCAAGGCTTGAGAGCAGGAGAAACCTTATACAAATATGGAAACAAAGGCCTCGAAAAATCTTATATAGAATTGACAAAAGATACTGATCCATCTGTAGTCATTCAGGCCCTTCAAAGTGCCTTTATTTTGAAAATCCCAGACCATGAAGACTTGTTAAAAAAACTAGAGGCAACAAACCCTGCCAAGGGTGTACAATTGGTAACTAAACAACTACTAGAAAAAATAGCCGAAACCAAAAAAATGGCGGAAACTCAATACTCACCTGAGGAACTTGTATTGTTTAATCAAGGTAAAACAATATTTGATAGTTACTGTGCCACTTGTCATGGAGTCAAAGGCTTAGGAACACCTACAGGAGCAGCCGGAGGGCAATTGATTGCACCGGCCTTCTCCGGTTCACCACGTGTCCAAGGCCACCCTGAATACATAGTAAAAACACTTCTTCATGGATTAACCGGTGCCATTGAAGGTAAGGAATATGAGGGAGTGATGATTGACATGAGTTCAAATGATGATCAATACATTGCGGCAGTTGCCTCCTATATAAGGAATGATTTTGGTAATTCAGGTAGTTTTGTTAACCCGGATTATGTGGCTCAAATTAGAGCAAACACTTCCCAAAAAGAGGATAACTACCAATATGATGCCTTGATAGCTGAAATACCTAAAATACTAGCCCCTCAGGACAATTGGAAAGTAAGTGCCAGCAGTACTTCATTACAAGGTGTAGGTTCCACCCGAGACCCTTCGTATGTTTTTGGTTTTAAAGGATGGAAAACGGATGGTAACCAAAAAAATGGCAGTTGGTTTCAGGTAGAACTACCTCAGCCCGCCACACTGACAGAAATATTCTTTGAAACAGGAAATGATCAATACCCTAGAAAATACAAGGTATCCATTTCTAAAGATGGCCGGCAATGGACGGAAGTAGCAGAGCGAACCGGTGAAAATGGCTCCTTAACCACTTCTTGGGCAACCAATATGAAGGTCAAATTCTTGAAAATAGAAAATTTAGAGGATGCTGACAAACCTTGGAGCATGCGAAAATTAAGTTTATTCGCCAGGTAA
- a CDS encoding amidohydrolase family protein, protein MKKLLPIVIALACMVSCGEKNTFYSMEDYHSVNKTDIHIHITADRATFVEKAKADNFHLVNVALEINKGWGDVYFKYKHGKNQQELNPETVDLVTAFAVSNWDDPAWENRVISWLDSCFNEGIVGVKVWKNIGMVSRDSAGNLITIDNEKFDPIIEHIQQSGKTLLGHLGEPKNCWLPLEEMTTNNDRSYFKEHPEYHMYKQPEMPTHEEIIASRDRMLEKHPNLRFVGAHMGSLEYSVDSLATRFEKFPNMAIGLAARMGQVFYQTVENRDKVRDFFIKYQDRIMYGTDLADNGSMTKEELVNRMENTWKRDWEYFVTDNHMESDLINSSFQGIQLPKEVVDKIYYKNANKWFALKP, encoded by the coding sequence ATGAAAAAACTCTTACCTATTGTTATTGCATTGGCATGTATGGTCTCGTGTGGCGAGAAGAACACCTTTTATTCAATGGAGGATTATCATTCGGTCAATAAGACGGATATACATATCCATATCACTGCAGACCGGGCTACCTTTGTGGAAAAAGCCAAAGCCGATAACTTTCACTTGGTAAATGTAGCCCTTGAGATAAATAAAGGCTGGGGTGATGTTTACTTTAAGTACAAGCATGGCAAGAACCAGCAAGAACTAAATCCGGAAACAGTTGATTTGGTTACGGCTTTTGCGGTCTCAAATTGGGATGACCCTGCTTGGGAAAACAGAGTGATTTCATGGCTTGACAGTTGTTTTAACGAAGGAATAGTGGGAGTGAAAGTCTGGAAAAACATAGGCATGGTATCAAGGGATTCAGCAGGGAATCTAATAACCATCGATAATGAGAAATTTGATCCTATCATAGAACACATACAGCAAAGTGGAAAGACATTGTTGGGGCATTTGGGTGAACCAAAAAATTGCTGGCTACCATTGGAGGAAATGACTACCAATAATGACAGAAGTTATTTTAAGGAACACCCGGAATACCATATGTACAAACAACCTGAAATGCCCACCCATGAGGAAATTATTGCCAGTAGGGATAGGATGCTCGAAAAACACCCTAACCTTAGGTTTGTTGGGGCTCATATGGGAAGTCTGGAGTACAGCGTTGATTCTTTGGCAACAAGGTTTGAAAAATTTCCCAACATGGCCATAGGCCTTGCGGCTAGAATGGGTCAGGTTTTTTATCAGACTGTAGAAAATAGAGATAAAGTCAGGGATTTCTTTATCAAATATCAGGACAGAATTATGTACGGAACAGACTTAGCAGACAATGGTTCAATGACCAAAGAAGAGCTGGTCAACAGAATGGAAAATACTTGGAAAAGAGACTGGGAATACTTTGTCACTGACAATCATATGGAAAGCGACTTAATTAATTCGTCTTTTCAAGGAATTCAATTGCCCAAAGAAGTTGTAGATAAGATTTACTATAAAAACGCCAATAAATGGTTTGCTTTGAAACCTTAA